A genome region from Acetonema longum DSM 6540 includes the following:
- a CDS encoding rhodanese-like domain-containing protein, which translates to MGKTLIFTFILLAAVLLFVALAGCGRTGANREDVNVSIHTALELWQNKEAAIIDIRTPEEYRDGHIPEVPLIPLDQLESRLREIPKDKKVLLICRSGNRSSQGTKLLRAKGFSNVYNITGGMNSWRGPVVK; encoded by the coding sequence ATGGGAAAGACACTTATTTTTACCTTTATACTATTAGCTGCTGTTTTGCTTTTCGTTGCTCTGGCCGGCTGCGGCAGGACAGGAGCGAACCGGGAGGATGTCAATGTCTCCATTCATACTGCCTTGGAACTGTGGCAAAACAAAGAGGCGGCCATTATTGATATACGGACTCCGGAGGAATACCGGGATGGCCACATTCCGGAGGTTCCCCTCATTCCGTTGGATCAGTTAGAGAGCCGTTTGCGTGAAATCCCCAAGGATAAAAAAGTACTGTTGATCTGCCGCAGCGGCAATCGCAGCAGTCAGGGCACAAAGCTTTTGCGCGCCAAAGGCTTCAGCAATGTGTACAATATCACCGGTGGAATGAATTCCTGGCGCGGACCGGTCGTAAAATAG
- a CDS encoding 5-formyltetrahydrofolate cyclo-ligase yields the protein MELQEAKQQLRRYMREERRRRSAQTVAAGSEQITAFFCSWPVYQKSAMVMFYLAMPDEPQTEQMIQDALGRHKRVCVPLLGEKYGEMTAAEITGLDDLVTGKLELKMPDPDKARIISPAAIDLVVVPAVAFDRSGNRLGMGAGYYDRFLPQTPQCIRLGLAWQFQLVDSLPAEKHDVRMQYLLNEGGFLSCDSRDGQ from the coding sequence ATGGAGTTGCAGGAAGCAAAGCAACAGCTGCGTCGGTACATGCGGGAAGAACGCCGTCGCCGCTCGGCCCAGACAGTGGCTGCAGGGAGTGAACAGATAACTGCCTTTTTCTGTTCATGGCCGGTGTATCAAAAGAGCGCAATGGTGATGTTCTATCTGGCCATGCCCGATGAACCTCAAACCGAGCAGATGATTCAGGACGCTCTGGGGCGGCATAAGCGGGTATGTGTACCGCTGCTGGGGGAAAAATACGGGGAAATGACTGCGGCCGAGATCACAGGTCTGGATGATCTGGTGACCGGCAAGCTGGAGCTGAAAATGCCCGACCCGGATAAAGCGCGAATCATATCGCCTGCCGCTATCGACCTGGTCGTGGTGCCGGCTGTGGCCTTTGACCGCAGCGGCAACCGGCTGGGGATGGGGGCCGGCTATTATGACCGCTTTTTACCACAGACCCCGCAGTGCATCCGGCTGGGGCTGGCCTGGCAGTTTCAGTTGGTTGACAGCCTTCCCGCAGAGAAACATGATGTGCGGATGCAATATCTGCTGAACGAAGGCGGCTTTTTGTCCTGTGATTCCCGTGACGGTCAATAA
- a CDS encoding 4Fe-4S dicluster domain-containing protein translates to MDNKLNAFVTADPAKCIGCRVCELACSVAHSDQSGATVGTLTAPVIPRLYLVKTPEVTVPVQCRHCEDAPCANACPVAAITQTHHTILIDADTCIGCKTCMLACPFGAIDLVPVYRGGKPVSQSALKVESQAGLRDKEWIVANKCDLCHDRDGGLACVEACPEKALTVIYPPKDQKRRNREAALNLLHSMKSFMGG, encoded by the coding sequence GTGGACAACAAATTAAATGCGTTTGTCACGGCTGATCCTGCAAAATGTATCGGCTGCCGGGTTTGCGAGCTAGCCTGCTCGGTAGCTCATTCCGATCAATCGGGGGCCACGGTCGGAACGCTGACGGCGCCGGTCATTCCCAGATTGTACCTGGTTAAGACACCGGAAGTGACCGTGCCGGTCCAATGCCGTCACTGTGAAGATGCTCCCTGCGCCAATGCCTGTCCGGTGGCGGCGATTACTCAGACCCATCACACCATTCTGATCGACGCCGATACCTGTATCGGCTGCAAGACCTGCATGCTGGCTTGCCCCTTTGGGGCGATTGATCTGGTGCCTGTGTATCGCGGCGGCAAGCCGGTCAGTCAGAGTGCCCTGAAGGTGGAAAGTCAGGCCGGTCTTCGGGACAAAGAATGGATTGTGGCCAATAAATGCGACCTGTGCCATGATCGCGACGGCGGGCTGGCTTGCGTGGAAGCCTGTCCGGAGAAGGCTCTGACGGTGATTTATCCGCCAAAAGACCAAAAAAGGCGCAACCGGGAAGCGGCTCTCAATCTGCTGCATTCCATGAAAAGTTTTATGGGAGGCTGA
- a CDS encoding CooT family nickel-binding protein, with amino-acid sequence MCESNAYLYENGKEKLIMEDVLYVVPTGTEVHLRNIFGQQKIVKGKIKELLLVDHRIILEGNE; translated from the coding sequence ATGTGCGAATCCAACGCCTATCTGTATGAAAACGGCAAAGAAAAATTGATCATGGAAGATGTGCTTTATGTGGTTCCTACCGGAACAGAAGTGCATTTGCGGAATATTTTCGGCCAGCAGAAAATCGTTAAAGGTAAAATTAAAGAGTTACTGCTGGTGGATCATCGGATTATTCTCGAAGGAAACGAGTAA
- a CDS encoding ATP-dependent DNA helicase, translating to MTTTGNQSIQAIKVSVRTLVEFILRSGDLTSGFAGGSRALEGIKAHKRVQKDQPEEYRQEVSLSFRREADGLVLEISGRADGIITGRDGVTVDEIKSTARELGEIREEDNPLYWAQAKCYAYIYAAQNSLEIIRVQLTYSHIETREILQFRQEFTFEQLKLFFEDLSDRYLAWARTLEAHQSQRNKTSRSLDFPYSSYRKGQRELAVAVYKTILGGRKLFAQAPTGTGKTLAALFPAVKALGEGQIEKIFYLTAKTVTQEVAVQGLAKLKDRGLVLKSLCLTAKDKICFTPGAGCNGDECEYAAGHFDRVNQALEAIFPLQEFSRQAIEACARQHRVCPFELSLDLALWADCIICDYNYVFDPRVSLKRFFSETGGSYCFLADEAHNLPERAREMFSACLDKGSVLEMKRLVQSDNPSLSKALQGVNNCFIDLRKRCEAQGADSLVQPDFPPDLLTPLWRVVQKTDEWLVRNQSAPYREKLLELYFAITWFLRVTDLYDKRYVTYIEKKGADLSLKLFCIDPSHLLRQALLQGRAAVYFSATLTPLDYFFTTLGGDPDDYRIKAGSPFPRENLMVMVADRIQTTFKAREFTYDGVTGLIAALTGQKQGNYLVYFPSYQYMNEIAARFAAQYPSVRTILQEAGMPESEREQYLAQFVPDQSETLIGFAVMGGIFGEGIDLTGERLSGTIIVGVGLPQVCLEREIIRSYYQSQNSQGFDYAYTYPGMNKVMQAAGRVIRTDTDKGVVLLVDERFQRGIYRTLLPEWWKPVARVGGASEVVSRAREFWRRE from the coding sequence ATGACAACGACAGGCAACCAATCCATACAAGCAATAAAGGTTTCCGTCCGTACCCTGGTGGAATTCATTCTGCGCTCCGGGGATTTGACCTCCGGCTTTGCCGGCGGGTCCCGGGCACTGGAAGGAATTAAGGCCCACAAAAGGGTACAGAAAGACCAGCCGGAAGAATACCGCCAAGAGGTAAGCCTGTCGTTTCGCCGGGAAGCTGACGGTTTGGTTCTGGAAATTAGCGGCCGGGCTGACGGGATTATCACCGGCCGGGACGGCGTGACGGTGGATGAGATTAAAAGCACAGCCAGAGAACTGGGGGAAATCCGGGAAGAGGACAATCCGCTGTATTGGGCTCAGGCCAAGTGCTACGCCTATATCTACGCTGCCCAGAACAGCCTGGAAATCATTCGGGTACAGCTTACCTACAGCCACATTGAGACCAGGGAAATCCTCCAGTTCCGGCAGGAGTTCACTTTTGAACAGCTGAAATTATTTTTTGAGGATCTTTCTGACCGTTATCTTGCTTGGGCCAGAACCCTTGAGGCGCATCAAAGCCAGCGGAATAAGACCAGCCGCAGCCTGGATTTCCCCTATTCATCCTATCGTAAAGGCCAGCGCGAGCTGGCTGTGGCCGTCTATAAGACCATCCTGGGAGGCCGAAAGCTGTTCGCTCAGGCACCCACCGGCACCGGCAAGACCCTGGCGGCACTGTTTCCGGCTGTTAAGGCTTTGGGGGAAGGGCAGATTGAAAAGATCTTTTACCTGACGGCTAAAACCGTCACTCAGGAAGTGGCGGTACAAGGGCTGGCTAAACTTAAGGACAGAGGACTGGTTCTAAAATCTTTGTGCCTTACCGCTAAAGACAAGATCTGCTTTACCCCCGGCGCAGGCTGCAACGGGGATGAATGCGAGTATGCCGCCGGCCATTTTGACCGGGTCAACCAGGCTCTTGAGGCTATTTTCCCTTTACAGGAATTTTCCCGTCAGGCTATTGAGGCCTGCGCCAGGCAGCACCGGGTCTGCCCCTTTGAGCTGTCGCTTGATCTGGCTCTGTGGGCTGACTGCATTATCTGCGATTATAATTATGTCTTTGACCCCCGGGTGTCCCTGAAACGGTTTTTTAGTGAAACCGGCGGCAGCTATTGCTTTTTAGCGGATGAAGCCCACAACCTGCCCGAACGGGCCAGAGAAATGTTCTCGGCCTGTCTGGACAAAGGATCAGTGCTGGAAATGAAACGGCTGGTCCAAAGTGACAATCCTTCCCTGTCTAAAGCCCTTCAGGGGGTGAACAACTGTTTTATCGATTTAAGGAAACGCTGTGAAGCGCAGGGGGCGGACTCTCTGGTTCAGCCGGATTTTCCCCCGGATCTTCTGACCCCTTTATGGCGGGTGGTGCAAAAGACCGATGAATGGCTGGTCCGCAACCAATCGGCGCCATACCGGGAAAAACTGTTGGAGCTGTATTTCGCCATAACCTGGTTTCTGCGGGTTACCGATCTCTATGATAAGCGGTATGTGACCTATATCGAAAAAAAAGGCGCCGATTTATCCCTGAAATTATTTTGCATCGATCCGTCCCATTTGCTGCGGCAGGCTCTGCTTCAAGGAAGAGCGGCAGTCTACTTCTCCGCCACATTGACCCCCTTGGATTATTTCTTTACTACTCTGGGCGGGGACCCGGACGATTACCGGATCAAAGCCGGCTCCCCCTTTCCCCGGGAAAACCTGATGGTTATGGTGGCCGACCGGATTCAGACCACCTTCAAAGCCCGTGAGTTCACCTATGACGGAGTAACCGGCCTGATCGCCGCTCTGACGGGCCAAAAACAGGGCAATTACCTGGTGTACTTTCCTTCCTATCAATATATGAATGAAATCGCCGCCCGCTTTGCCGCTCAATACCCTTCTGTTCGGACTATCCTCCAGGAAGCGGGGATGCCGGAGTCGGAACGGGAGCAATATCTGGCGCAATTTGTGCCGGATCAGTCCGAAACCCTGATAGGATTCGCCGTTATGGGCGGGATTTTCGGCGAAGGTATCGACCTGACGGGAGAACGCCTGTCCGGAACAATAATTGTAGGCGTAGGCCTGCCCCAGGTCTGCCTGGAACGGGAGATTATCAGAAGTTACTATCAGAGCCAAAATAGTCAGGGTTTTGACTACGCCTACACCTATCCGGGCATGAACAAAGTCATGCAGGCGGCGGGACGGGTAATTCGCACCGATACCGACAAAGGTGTGGTGCTGCTGGTGGACGAGAGATTTCAGCGCGGCATCTACCGGACCCTGCTGCCGGAATGGTGGAAGCCTGTGGCCAGAGTGGGGGGCGCTTCGGAAGTGGTCAGCCGGGCCAGGGAGTTTTGGCGAAGAGAATGA
- a CDS encoding [FeFe] hydrogenase, group A has protein sequence MAVVPFIHIDRELCTGCRRCVQVCPVDAIEGEKGQPHTISRERCIVCGQCVQICSAYASIFDEEIAPREQKLAERGLLPSVREPLFAAYNRGDAPRVKAALADPGLFKIVQCAPAVRVAIAEEFGLPLGSLTPGKMAAALKTAGFDRIYDTNFAADLTIMEESSELVQRLTQGGRMPMFTSCCPAWVKYVEDTYPELIPHLSSCKSPQQMAGALFKTFGAKLDEVEPARVYSLSVMPCTCKKFECERPEMAASGYHDVDAVLTTRELAQLLKDAGIDFDKLTEAEFDKPLGTYTGAGAIFGVTGGVMEAALRTAYEWVTGQSLPELDFTTVRGGEGVRKAAVKLGDLELKVVVVAGLKHVRELLEQVKAGKADFHFIEVMTCPVGCVSGGGQPKVLIPGDKPAAYAGRKGSIYNHDAALSLRKSHDNPEIQKLYEAFLGKPLGSESHHLLHTHYTSRRQEE, from the coding sequence ATGGCGGTAGTCCCATTCATTCACATTGACCGGGAACTTTGTACCGGCTGCCGGCGTTGTGTCCAGGTCTGTCCGGTTGATGCCATTGAAGGCGAAAAAGGCCAGCCCCATACGATCAGCCGGGAACGATGTATTGTCTGTGGCCAGTGCGTTCAGATCTGCAGCGCTTATGCTTCTATTTTTGACGAAGAGATTGCGCCCCGGGAGCAAAAACTGGCCGAACGCGGGTTGCTGCCATCAGTGCGGGAACCCTTATTTGCGGCCTATAACCGGGGGGATGCGCCCCGGGTGAAAGCGGCTCTGGCTGATCCCGGCCTGTTTAAGATCGTTCAGTGCGCGCCGGCAGTGCGGGTGGCTATTGCCGAAGAGTTCGGCCTGCCTCTGGGCAGCCTGACTCCCGGTAAAATGGCGGCGGCCTTAAAAACAGCCGGTTTTGACCGGATTTATGACACAAACTTTGCGGCTGACCTGACAATCATGGAAGAGAGCTCCGAACTGGTGCAGCGGCTGACTCAGGGCGGCAGAATGCCCATGTTTACCTCCTGCTGTCCTGCCTGGGTGAAATATGTGGAAGATACCTATCCCGAACTCATTCCCCATCTCTCCAGCTGCAAGTCGCCGCAGCAGATGGCGGGGGCCCTGTTTAAAACCTTCGGCGCCAAGCTGGACGAAGTGGAGCCGGCCAGGGTCTACAGCCTGTCGGTGATGCCCTGTACCTGTAAAAAATTTGAGTGTGAACGGCCGGAAATGGCGGCTAGCGGTTACCATGACGTGGATGCCGTACTGACCACCCGGGAATTGGCCCAGCTGTTGAAGGATGCCGGCATTGATTTTGACAAGTTGACGGAAGCCGAATTCGATAAGCCCTTAGGGACTTATACCGGCGCCGGCGCCATTTTCGGCGTTACCGGCGGCGTCATGGAAGCTGCCTTGAGGACCGCTTACGAATGGGTCACGGGTCAGTCCTTGCCTGAACTGGATTTTACAACCGTCCGCGGCGGGGAAGGAGTCAGAAAAGCGGCTGTGAAGCTGGGGGACTTGGAACTGAAAGTAGTCGTTGTGGCCGGACTAAAACATGTCCGGGAACTTTTGGAACAGGTCAAGGCCGGCAAGGCGGACTTCCATTTCATAGAGGTTATGACTTGTCCCGTCGGCTGTGTCAGCGGCGGCGGCCAACCCAAGGTACTGATCCCGGGCGACAAGCCTGCTGCCTACGCCGGCCGGAAGGGCAGCATTTATAACCACGATGCGGCGTTATCTCTCAGAAAATCCCATGACAACCCTGAAATTCAAAAGTTATATGAAGCCTTCCTGGGAAAGCCCCTGGGTTCAGAATCGCATCATCTGTTACATACCCATTATACGTCCCGGCGCCAGGAGGAATGA
- a CDS encoding 4Fe-4S dicluster domain-containing protein, with protein MNDFLVADPDKCIGCRTCEIACALAHAAKDALIAGTLDQDFHPRLKVVKIAAVTVPVQCRQCEDAPCANVCPTGAIINKHHSIQVKGEACIGCKSCLLACPFGVMELAPQVMQGETVLQEGLKVVDAAGGRSKEKLVAYKCDLCRERPEGPACAGVCPTQAFKPVAGQTLSLYAKQRRKACAVELSRLPPQAAEHAPAPGRLS; from the coding sequence GTGAATGATTTTCTCGTAGCTGACCCCGATAAATGTATCGGCTGCCGGACCTGTGAAATTGCCTGCGCCCTGGCCCATGCAGCTAAGGATGCCCTTATCGCCGGGACCCTGGACCAGGACTTCCATCCGCGGCTCAAGGTGGTTAAAATTGCGGCCGTCACAGTCCCGGTCCAATGCCGCCAGTGTGAGGACGCTCCCTGCGCCAACGTTTGCCCCACAGGCGCGATCATTAATAAACATCACAGCATTCAGGTCAAAGGAGAGGCCTGTATTGGCTGCAAGAGCTGCCTGTTGGCCTGTCCCTTCGGCGTCATGGAGCTGGCGCCCCAGGTGATGCAGGGCGAAACAGTGCTGCAGGAGGGCCTGAAAGTGGTAGATGCCGCCGGTGGCCGTTCCAAAGAAAAACTGGTAGCCTATAAATGCGATTTATGCCGGGAGCGGCCCGAAGGCCCGGCCTGCGCCGGCGTCTGTCCCACCCAAGCATTTAAACCCGTCGCCGGCCAGACATTATCTCTATATGCCAAGCAAAGAAGAAAGGCCTGTGCAGTCGAATTGTCGCGCCTGCCGCCGCAGGCGGCGGAGCATGCACCGGCGCCAGGGAGGTTGAGTTGA
- a CDS encoding DUF4241 domain-containing protein, producing the protein MFGDLFGKKNIAGPLAKIDYTQFFTAQQIDGIAVEQLPVGKLHLASGKIVAADPLVYLSVSLPFIKTVKPGDYDVIVSVASTEDMGERYAAVMVKFSDQLPVKWEMALTDENDINDLKHEDDYFGFPVDAGLGCFCDSRAQEAYIQFVREFYASHPQDNIYDDFFDPAFKANAKDPSDPHDIGDWLNFAVPGAENQKHNVVMFHSGFGDGYYPCYWGIDAQGEICSLVVDFMVFGSPPADPIK; encoded by the coding sequence ATGTTTGGAGATCTATTTGGCAAAAAAAATATTGCAGGGCCTTTGGCCAAAATCGACTACACGCAGTTTTTTACAGCTCAACAAATAGACGGAATCGCCGTTGAACAATTGCCCGTGGGCAAACTGCATCTTGCTTCCGGCAAAATTGTCGCGGCTGACCCGCTGGTCTATTTAAGCGTGAGCCTGCCCTTTATCAAGACAGTAAAACCCGGCGACTACGATGTGATCGTCAGTGTGGCGTCAACGGAAGATATGGGAGAACGCTATGCCGCCGTAATGGTCAAATTCTCCGATCAACTGCCAGTAAAATGGGAAATGGCCCTGACGGATGAAAATGATATCAATGACTTAAAACATGAGGACGATTATTTCGGTTTTCCCGTTGACGCCGGCTTAGGCTGCTTTTGCGATTCCAGAGCCCAGGAAGCCTATATTCAGTTTGTCAGGGAATTCTATGCCTCTCATCCCCAGGACAACATCTATGATGATTTTTTTGATCCGGCCTTTAAGGCCAACGCCAAAGACCCGTCCGATCCCCATGATATTGGAGACTGGCTGAACTTTGCAGTGCCAGGCGCCGAAAATCAAAAGCACAATGTGGTCATGTTCCACTCCGGTTTCGGGGACGGTTATTATCCCTGCTACTGGGGAATCGACGCCCAGGGTGAGATATGCAGCCTAGTGGTTGATTTTATGGTGTTTGGCTCGCCCCCAGCTGATCCTATCAAGTAA
- a CDS encoding epoxyqueuosine reductase has protein sequence MANCQINTIVREGKDMHFSDVEQALTGFLRESPLNIVPELSSMRIYDTPLIGVASTDDLLFGRLKEEEVVGPQHLLPQEWLPAGQSVISWFLPFSQRVRTANRQGDLPAAEWLYARIEGEMMNNALRQFLVEWLQQEGYQAVAPALDSRMAVVNRRSNWSERHVGFVAGLGTFSLSRSFISQKGSAGRLGSVITSLKLEPTLRDYEEFDANCSHCSACIRRCPPKAINRNGKDNAICSDYVDAMLARYKPRYGCGKCQTGVPCEDRIPKERRNISK, from the coding sequence ATGGCGAATTGCCAAATCAATACCATCGTACGGGAGGGTAAAGACATGCATTTTTCGGATGTGGAGCAGGCTTTGACCGGGTTCTTGCGGGAAAGCCCCCTAAATATCGTGCCGGAATTGAGTTCTATGCGCATTTATGACACTCCGCTGATAGGAGTGGCCAGTACCGATGACCTCTTGTTCGGCAGACTGAAGGAGGAAGAGGTCGTCGGTCCGCAGCATCTGTTGCCGCAGGAATGGCTGCCTGCCGGACAGTCGGTTATTTCCTGGTTCCTGCCTTTTAGCCAAAGGGTAAGGACTGCCAACCGGCAAGGGGACCTGCCTGCCGCTGAGTGGCTGTACGCCCGGATCGAAGGGGAAATGATGAACAACGCCCTTCGCCAATTTCTGGTGGAGTGGCTGCAGCAGGAAGGATACCAGGCTGTAGCGCCGGCCCTTGACAGCCGAATGGCTGTGGTCAATCGCCGCAGCAACTGGTCAGAGCGGCATGTGGGCTTTGTAGCCGGTTTAGGCACTTTTAGCCTGAGCCGTTCCTTCATTAGCCAAAAGGGCTCCGCCGGCCGCCTGGGCAGTGTGATTACCAGTCTGAAACTGGAACCCACGCTCCGGGATTACGAGGAGTTTGACGCCAACTGTAGCCACTGTAGCGCCTGTATCCGCCGCTGTCCACCTAAGGCTATTAACAGGAACGGTAAGGATAACGCCATTTGTTCCGATTATGTGGATGCAATGCTGGCCCGCTATAAGCCACGCTACGGCTGCGGCAAATGTCAGACCGGCGTGCCCTGTGAGGACCGGATACCAAAAGAAAGAAGAAATATCTCGAAATAA
- the fdhF gene encoding formate dehydrogenase subunit alpha — MASKVLTVCPYCGAGCKIYLTVDNGAITGAEPAPGRTNESTLCLKGRYGWDFLNDTRRLTSRLTKPLLKKNGDFVPVSWQEAIGFVAGKLQEIKAKYGPDAIMATGSARGPGNEANYCMQKFVRAVIGTNNIDHCARVUHAPSVAGLAYTLGNGAMSNSIPEIEDTKCVFVFGYNAADSHPIVARRIVNAKQKGAKIVVTDPRLTESARIADLWLPIKNGTNMALVNAFGHVLVEEGLYNQDYVEKYTEGFDEYRTMVAKYTPEYAAQITGIPAGDIRKAMRIYAAASSAFILYGMGVTHYGQAVDVVKGLAALPLLTGNFGRPNVGIGPVRGQNNVQGACDHGALPNVFPGYQPVTDEKVRQKFAAAWGVEDLPAKPGYHLTEVPHLAREGKIKAYYIFGEDPVQSDPDAAAVREALDSMDLVVVQDIFMNKTALHAHVILPATSWGEHEGVYSAADRGFQHFHKAIEPKGDVKPDWEIISLVATAMGYPMRYNNTEEIWDEMRHLCPSFAGASYKRLDELGSIQWPCPSEDHPGTPYLYKGNRFDTPSGKGRLFAAEWRPPRELPDEKYPLILSTVREAGHYSARTMTGNCAALQQLADEPGYVQMSLEDAGRLALEDQDLVWVSSRRGKVMARVMASERINAGAVYMTYHWWVGACNELTVDHLDPISKTPEYKYCAVRVDKIADQRWAEQYVIVEYDKIKKQMLC, encoded by the coding sequence ATGGCTAGCAAAGTACTGACAGTCTGTCCCTATTGCGGGGCTGGCTGTAAAATCTACTTAACAGTGGACAACGGGGCGATCACCGGCGCCGAACCGGCTCCCGGCCGCACAAATGAAAGCACTTTGTGCCTGAAAGGGCGTTACGGCTGGGATTTTTTGAATGACACCAGGCGGCTGACTTCCCGGCTGACTAAGCCTCTGCTGAAGAAAAATGGCGACTTTGTGCCGGTATCCTGGCAGGAAGCCATTGGCTTCGTGGCCGGCAAACTGCAGGAAATCAAGGCAAAATACGGTCCTGACGCGATTATGGCCACTGGATCGGCCAGGGGGCCGGGCAATGAGGCCAACTATTGCATGCAGAAATTTGTTCGGGCAGTGATCGGCACCAATAATATTGATCACTGCGCCCGTGTCTGACACGCTCCCTCTGTGGCCGGTCTGGCCTACACACTGGGAAACGGGGCGATGTCCAATTCGATTCCGGAAATAGAAGATACCAAGTGCGTATTTGTCTTTGGCTATAATGCCGCCGATTCTCACCCGATTGTGGCCCGCCGCATCGTGAACGCCAAGCAGAAAGGCGCCAAAATCGTGGTGACGGATCCCCGGCTTACCGAGTCGGCGCGGATTGCCGACCTGTGGCTGCCCATCAAAAACGGCACCAATATGGCCCTGGTCAATGCCTTTGGCCATGTTCTCGTCGAGGAAGGGCTCTATAATCAGGACTATGTCGAAAAATACACCGAAGGCTTTGACGAATACCGGACCATGGTAGCAAAATATACACCGGAGTATGCGGCTCAAATTACAGGCATCCCCGCCGGGGATATCCGTAAGGCCATGCGCATCTATGCCGCGGCCTCCAGCGCCTTTATCCTCTACGGCATGGGGGTGACCCATTACGGTCAGGCGGTGGATGTGGTCAAGGGACTGGCGGCCCTGCCGCTGTTAACCGGTAACTTTGGCCGGCCCAATGTGGGAATCGGTCCGGTGCGGGGGCAAAATAACGTGCAGGGAGCCTGCGATCATGGCGCGTTGCCCAACGTCTTCCCAGGCTACCAGCCGGTCACCGACGAAAAGGTCCGTCAGAAATTCGCGGCAGCCTGGGGAGTGGAGGACCTTCCCGCCAAGCCGGGATATCATCTGACGGAAGTGCCCCATTTAGCCAGGGAGGGTAAAATCAAGGCCTACTATATTTTCGGCGAAGATCCGGTGCAGAGTGACCCGGACGCCGCCGCCGTGCGGGAAGCCCTTGACAGTATGGACCTGGTCGTGGTTCAGGATATCTTTATGAATAAGACTGCTTTGCACGCCCATGTGATTTTGCCGGCTACCTCATGGGGCGAACATGAAGGAGTCTACTCTGCTGCTGACCGGGGTTTTCAGCATTTCCACAAGGCTATAGAGCCTAAAGGCGACGTCAAACCTGACTGGGAGATTATTTCCTTAGTAGCTACTGCCATGGGCTATCCTATGAGGTATAATAATACCGAAGAGATCTGGGATGAGATGCGGCATCTGTGTCCCAGCTTCGCTGGCGCCAGCTACAAGCGTCTGGATGAACTGGGAAGCATCCAGTGGCCCTGCCCTTCGGAAGATCATCCGGGAACCCCTTATCTGTACAAGGGCAACCGGTTTGATACCCCCAGCGGCAAAGGCAGGCTGTTCGCCGCTGAATGGCGGCCGCCCCGGGAACTGCCGGATGAAAAGTATCCCCTTATCCTGTCTACTGTCAGGGAGGCCGGCCACTACTCCGCCCGGACCATGACCGGCAACTGCGCCGCTTTGCAGCAGCTGGCCGATGAACCCGGCTATGTGCAAATGAGCCTGGAGGATGCCGGGCGTCTTGCACTGGAGGATCAGGACCTGGTATGGGTATCCTCCCGGCGGGGGAAGGTGATGGCCCGGGTCATGGCCAGTGAGCGGATCAATGCCGGGGCCGTGTACATGACCTATCACTGGTGGGTCGGCGCTTGCAACGAGCTGACCGTTGACCATCTGGACCCCATTTCCAAAACCCCCGAGTACAAGTATTGCGCCGTCAGAGTGGATAAGATCGCTGATCAGCGCTGGGCAGAGCAATATGTTATCGTGGAATACGACAAAATCAAAAAGCAAATGCTGTGTTAG
- a CDS encoding 4Fe-4S dicluster domain-containing protein, with protein sequence MKQHLLSFIIADQSRCTGCKTCEVACHAWHHPEGKTAGTATGPVLPKIWIRRTQAGGTAESCRQCEGAPCAGSCTRGAVRFCDGRVRVDTAFCQSCPDCVLACPFGAIRLAPKRQGGAGSLRPSWVADKCDLCRGRDQGPVCVESCPEKALRLVEPLQERREKNLEAARIIRGLCRGRR encoded by the coding sequence ATGAAGCAGCATCTGCTGTCCTTTATCATAGCTGACCAGAGCCGGTGTACCGGCTGTAAGACCTGTGAAGTGGCCTGCCATGCCTGGCATCATCCAGAGGGAAAGACAGCCGGTACGGCAACCGGTCCGGTTTTGCCCAAGATATGGATCAGGCGGACGCAGGCCGGGGGTACAGCGGAATCATGCCGGCAGTGCGAGGGCGCTCCCTGTGCCGGGAGCTGCACCCGGGGAGCCGTACGGTTTTGTGATGGCCGGGTCCGGGTGGATACTGCTTTCTGCCAAAGTTGTCCGGACTGTGTGCTGGCCTGTCCTTTCGGTGCGATTCGGTTGGCGCCGAAGAGGCAGGGAGGAGCAGGCAGTCTGCGCCCGAGCTGGGTTGCTGACAAATGCGACCTTTGCCGGGGACGGGATCAGGGGCCGGTTTGTGTGGAATCCTGCCCGGAAAAGGCGCTGCGTTTGGTTGAACCGCTGCAAGAAAGGCGGGAAAAGAATCTGGAAGCCGCGCGGATCATTAGGGGTCTTTGCCGCGGCAGACGTTAA